The following proteins are co-located in the Echinicola sp. 20G genome:
- a CDS encoding DUF5690 family protein yields the protein MSTKLNFKQMRNHVQNTLLTKNRFLFIAWCIVASFGAYFSMYAFRKPFITGLYEGMYLWGMDYKSILIIAQVLGYMISKFTGIKVISELKPSQRIRLIIGLILFAELTLLGFGLVPYPYNFVFLFFNGLPLGMVWGIVFSFLEGRKFTEVLVFGLSISVIIASGLLKTIYLQVLEWFPWIPEFWMPFTIGALFLPLFIVFVWMLSVIPAPTEEDVTLRTERIPMDRSRKVKTFRFFSFGMIGMVLIYALLLTMRDFRDNFSVEIWNEIDPDWEKSVLSITELISGVTVLVLIGLLSLIKNNKIGFWATSALVAIGLFGLGLSTYLYEAGVLSPFYWMVFLGIGLFMAYTPIQTVFFDRMLALYKFRANAGFFIYICDSIGYLGSVSLLMYKSFFMQDLNWHHLLVNFSYGVAIFGLLFLVIAMNHFRRINSRGVVRKSQNYLTALESGS from the coding sequence ATGAGTACCAAATTAAACTTTAAGCAAATGCGAAACCATGTCCAAAACACCCTACTGACCAAAAATAGGTTTCTATTTATAGCATGGTGCATAGTGGCTTCCTTTGGAGCTTACTTTAGCATGTATGCTTTTAGGAAGCCTTTTATAACGGGACTATATGAAGGGATGTACTTATGGGGAATGGATTACAAGTCGATTTTGATCATAGCGCAAGTGTTAGGGTATATGATTTCAAAATTTACTGGGATCAAAGTAATTTCTGAATTGAAGCCCAGTCAAAGAATTAGATTGATCATCGGATTGATTCTGTTTGCCGAACTGACGCTTTTAGGTTTTGGCTTGGTGCCTTATCCATATAATTTTGTGTTTCTGTTTTTTAATGGCCTGCCCCTGGGAATGGTGTGGGGAATCGTTTTTAGTTTCTTGGAAGGAAGGAAGTTTACTGAAGTCTTGGTGTTTGGCTTGAGCATCAGTGTGATTATTGCCTCAGGACTCTTGAAAACCATTTACTTACAAGTGTTGGAATGGTTTCCCTGGATACCGGAATTTTGGATGCCTTTTACCATTGGAGCTTTGTTTTTGCCTTTGTTTATTGTATTTGTCTGGATGCTATCCGTGATTCCGGCTCCTACAGAAGAGGATGTTACATTGCGGACAGAACGGATTCCCATGGATAGGAGTAGGAAGGTCAAGACGTTCCGGTTTTTCAGTTTTGGAATGATAGGGATGGTACTTATTTATGCACTGCTCTTGACCATGAGAGACTTTAGGGATAATTTTTCTGTGGAAATCTGGAATGAAATCGATCCTGATTGGGAAAAAAGTGTCTTATCAATTACAGAATTGATATCAGGAGTAACGGTATTGGTATTGATTGGTCTATTGTCATTAATTAAAAATAATAAAATTGGTTTTTGGGCTACCTCAGCTTTGGTGGCAATAGGACTTTTCGGTCTGGGTCTTTCCACTTATCTCTATGAAGCTGGCGTATTATCTCCTTTTTACTGGATGGTCTTTTTAGGGATTGGCCTATTCATGGCTTATACACCCATTCAGACAGTTTTTTTCGATAGGATGTTGGCTTTGTATAAATTCAGGGCCAATGCTGGTTTCTTTATCTATATCTGTGATTCAATTGGTTATCTAGGGAGCGTCTCTTTGTTGATGTATAAATCTTTTTTCATGCAAGATTTAAACTGGCATCATCTATTGGTAAACTTTAGTTATGGTGTGGCCATTTTTGGCTTGCTGTTTCTTGTTATTGCCATGAATCATTTCAGAAGGATAAATAGTAGAGGAGTGGTGCGGAAGAGCCAAAATTATTTGACAGCTTTAGAAAGTGGCTCATAA
- a CDS encoding alkaline phosphatase family protein yields MIGLDGFSLEGYQTAKHPNIDALFEDGVISTSTRTVMPSVTIPNWTSHLTGGGPEQHGVFGNGWEKDEHPLDPQEMDAEGYYPSIFKIVKDNIPTIKTGFYWNWKSLIKPFNEKYLDEVKFEENDEYTQNYQSALDFLIEHKDAPTLVFLYSVHVDHAGHSHQWMSPEYITAIEEVDVKIGEFIEKLKAKDLYDDTHFLLFTDHGGIGNGHGGTSEQEMIVPWMITGPGIKKDGQLKSPNSNANTAAVVASLFGINQTPASWIGKVPSGIFMEK; encoded by the coding sequence ATGATTGGACTTGACGGATTTAGTTTGGAAGGCTACCAAACCGCAAAGCACCCAAATATAGATGCACTGTTTGAAGATGGAGTTATCTCCACATCTACAAGAACAGTAATGCCCTCTGTTACCATACCCAACTGGACCAGCCATCTCACAGGAGGTGGGCCAGAGCAGCACGGTGTATTTGGCAATGGATGGGAAAAGGATGAGCACCCTTTGGATCCTCAGGAAATGGATGCAGAAGGCTACTACCCTTCCATTTTCAAAATAGTGAAAGATAATATCCCCACTATCAAAACGGGATTTTATTGGAACTGGAAAAGCTTGATCAAACCATTTAATGAAAAGTATCTTGATGAGGTAAAGTTTGAGGAGAATGATGAATATACCCAAAATTATCAGTCAGCTCTGGATTTTCTGATTGAGCACAAAGATGCTCCAACATTGGTTTTTTTATACTCTGTTCATGTAGATCATGCTGGACATAGTCATCAATGGATGTCGCCGGAATACATCACAGCGATAGAAGAGGTGGATGTAAAGATTGGAGAATTTATTGAAAAGCTTAAAGCTAAAGATCTGTATGATGACACGCACTTTCTGCTCTTCACTGATCATGGAGGAATAGGAAATGGGCACGGCGGGACTAGTGAACAAGAAATGATTGTACCCTGGATGATTACTGGTCCTGGAATTAAAAAGGACGGACAATTGAAATCCCCCAATTCAAATGCCAATACGGCCGCGGTTGTCGCCAGCTTATTTGGCATCAATCAAACCCCAGCATCATGGATTGGAAAGGTTCCTTCAGGAATATTCATGGAGAAATAA